The following coding sequences are from one Ornithorhynchus anatinus isolate Pmale09 chromosome 18, mOrnAna1.pri.v4, whole genome shotgun sequence window:
- the SIK1 gene encoding serine/threonine-protein kinase SIK1 isoform X2 — METKDMLYIVTEFAKNGEMFDYLTSNGHLSENEARKKFWQILSAVDYCHSHHIVHRDLKTENLLLDANMNIKLADFGFGNFYKSGEPLSTWCGSPPYAAPEVFEGKEYEGPLLDVWSLGVVLYVLVCGSLPFDGPNLPTLRQRVLEGRFRIPFFMSQDCESLIRRMLVVDPAKRITVAQIKQHRWMQTGPALQQPQHQQPPPPSPLCFALHGYNSNLGDYDEQVLGIMQTLGVDRQRTVESLQNSSYNHFAAIYYLLLERLKEHRSSQLPGRPGTTRRHRPRSSELSSFEIPPEALSSESLRSTLLYQPPQPLTQSVLQAEMDCDLNNPLQPLFFPVDPNLNGLLRNRPISPNSLLETTISEEVRQEKDLEEEIRAQNPFHLPGNTSRRHTLAEVTTHFYQSGPPCIVVSCSASPTEGTSSDSCLPSSSTEGSGALGGRLADQVLMGNAATVRMASPFLTARSTAPVLRAQGCLGGAALLPISFQEGRRASDTSLTQGLKAFRQQLRKNARTKGLLGLNKIKGLARQVCQPAPARPPRSIPPAFHHSQQTPGGYGSSSGGCSREGRSLLEEILHQQRLLQWQHKPQAPAGIPPGPQPPPPTPGGPWAPGSLLLSELQRENSLELALRPAQPPLPPPFGTGVSPASSAAQLLDAHLDLRADAPPSVTPSFPARASIALRPPGGYGPAVLSQGDCEMEDLTPAPLGKFVLVQ, encoded by the exons ATGGAGACAAAGGATATGCTTTACATTGTCACCGAGTTTGCAAAGAATGGGGAAATGTTTG ATTACTTGACTTCCAACGGGCACCTGAGTGAAAACGAGGCCCGGAAGAAGTTCTGGCAGATCCTTTCCGCTGTGGACTACTGTCACAGCCATCACATAGTTCACAGGGATCTGAAGACCGAAAACCTCCTCTTGGATGCCAACATGAATATCAAGTTGGCAG ATTTTGGGTTCGGAAACTTTTACAAGTCCGGCGAGCCCCTGTCCACGTGGTGCGGGAGCCCGCCGTACGCGGCCCCCGAGGTCTTCGAGGGGAAGGAGTACGAGGGTCCCCTTCTCGACGTTTGG AGCCTCGGCGTGGTGCTCTACGTCCTGGTGTGTGGCTCTCTCCCCTTTGATGGGCCCAACCTGCCCACCCTGAGGCAGAGGGTGCTGGAGGGACGGTTTCGCATCCCCTTCTTCATGTCCCAAG aCTGCGAATCGTTGATCCGCCGGATGCTGGTGGTGGACCCCGCCAAGCGCATCACCGTCGCCCAGATCAAGCAGCACAGGTGGATGCAGACGGGCCCAGCCCTGCAGCAGCCGCAGcaccagcagccgccgccgccgtcgcccctCTGCTTTGCCCTGCACGGCTACAACTCCAACCTGGGAGATTACGACGAACAGGTCCTGGGGATCATGCAGACGCTGGGCGTCGACAGGCAGAGGACGGTGGAG TCGTTGCAAAACAGCAGCTACAACCACTTCGCTGCCATCTATTACCTGCTGCTGGAGCGACTCAAGGAGCACCGGAGCAGCCAGCTGCCCGGCCGGCCCGGAACCACCAGGCGGCACAGGCCGAGGAGCTCCGAGCTCAGCAGCTTCGAG ATCCCCCCTGAAGCCCTCAGCAGCGAGTCCCTCAGATCCACGCTACTCTACCAGCCACCTCAGCCCTTGACGCAGTCTGTCTTGCAAGCGGAAATGGACTGCGACTTGAACAACCCACTCCAG CCTCTGTTCTTCCCCGTGGACCCCAACTTGAACGGGCTGCTGCGGaatcgccccatctcccccaaCAGCCTGCTGGAGACCACCATCAGCGAGGAGGTCAGGCAGGAGAAGGACCTGGAGGAGGAGATCCGAGCCCAgaaccccttccacctccccggcAACACCAGTAGGAGACACACCCTGGCCGAAGTCACGACGCATTTCTACCAGAGCGGCCCCCCCT GCATCGTGGTTTCCTGTTCCGCCAGCCCCACTGAAGGAACCAGCTCGGACAGCTGCCTTCCCTCCTCGTCCACCGAAGGCTCCGGAGCCCTCGGCGGCCGCCTCGCCGACCAGGTCCTGATGGGCAACGCCGCCACGGTCAGGATGGCCTCCCCGTTCCTGACCGCCCGGTCCACCGCGCCTGTCCTGCGGGCCCAGGGGTGCCTGGGAGGAGCGGCCCTGCTGCCCATCAGCttccaggaaggaagaagggcctcagatacctcgctCACTCAAG GCCTGAAGGCATTTCGGCAGCAGCTCCGGAAGAACGCCCGGACCAAGGGGCTCCTGGGGCTGAACAAGATCAAGGGCCTGGCTCGCCAGGTGTGCCAGcctgcccctgcccgccccccgagGAGCATCCCGCCCGCTTTCCACCACTCCCAGCAGACCCCCGGCGGGTATGGCAGCAGCAGTGGCGGCTGCAGCCGGGAAGGCAGGAGCTTGCTAGAGGAGATCCTGCACCAGCAGAG GTTGCTCCAGTGGCAGCACAAGCCGCAGGCCCCGGCGGGCATCCCCCCGGGTCCCCAGCCGCCGCCCCCAACTCCGGGCGGCCCCTgggcccccggctccctcctcctgtcGGAGCTACAGCGGGAGAACTCGCTGGAGctcgccctccgccccgcccagccacccctcccgccccccttcgGGACCGGCGTCTCCCCGGCCTCGTCCGCGGCCCAGCTGCTGGACGCCCACCTGGACCTCCGCGCCGATGCCCCCCCCTCcgtcaccccctccttccccgcgcGAGCCAGCATCGCCCTGCGGCCCCCTGGGGGATATGGACCGGCCGTGTTGTCGCAGGGGGACTGTGAGATGGAGGACCTCACTCCCGCCCCGCTGGGAAAGTTCGTCTTGGTCCAGTGA